Part of the Arthrobacter gengyunqii genome is shown below.
TGGGAATCGGGGGCGAAGGGGTGGATGGAGGCGAACTCGGGCCAGGTCATGGCCTGCATTTCGGCCGTGGCGTTGAGCTTCATGGTGCAGGAGCCCAGCGGAATCATGGTCCGGTCCAGGGCCAGATCACGGTCCGAGAGGCGGCGCAGGTAGCGCAGCATCTGCGTTTCGGAGCGGTAGGAGGAGAACACCGGGTGGGTCATGAAGTCCGAGGTGCGCCGGATGGCCTCCGGCAGTTCGAAGCCTTCGGGCTGGCTGCCCGCTGCATCAACAGAGGCGCCAAAGGCGGCGGCGACGTCGGCGAGGACGGCCGGCGTCGTCGTCTCATCGCAGGAGATGCCCACGGTGTCCGCGTCGATGCTGCGCAGGTTGATGCCGCGGGCTTCGGCGGCGGCAACGATTTCGGCGGCGCGGCCCGGGACGCGGGCGGTGACGGTGTCGAAGAAGCTCTCGTGCATCAGTTCGATGCCGGCTTCCTGCAGGGCGGCGGCCAGGGTGCGGGCGGAGTCGTGCGCACGGCGGGCGATCCGCTTCAGGCCCTCGGGGCCGTGATAGACGGCGTACATGGACGCCACGATGGCCAGCAGCGCCTGGGCGGTGCAGATGTTGGAGGTGGCCTTCTCGCGGCGGATGTGCTGCTCGCGGGTCTGCAGCGCCAGCCGGTACGCCGGGGTTCCGGCGGAATCCTTGGAGACGCCCACCAGGCGGCCCGGCAGCGACCGTTCCAGGCCCTTGCGGACGGCCATGTACGCGGCGTGCGGGCCGCCGAAGAACAGCGGAACCCCGAAACGCTGCACAGAGCCAACGGCAATATCGGCACCCTGCTCGCCGGGAGGAGTGATCAGGGTCAGGGCCAGCAGGTCCGCGGCCACAGTGACGAGCGCGCCGCGTTCCTTGGCCCCGGCAATCAGGGCTGCAGCGTTGCGGACCACGCCGGAAACGCCCGGCTGCTGCAGAACCAGGCCGGTGATCTCGCCGTCGGGCAGTCCGTTGCCCAGATCCGCCACAATCACGTCGAAGCCCAATGCCTTGGCGCGGCCCTTCACCACGGCGATGGTCTGCGGCAGGATCTCCGAGTCCAGCACAATGGCGCCGTTCGCCTTGGACTTGTTGGAGCGGCGCATGAGCAGCACGGCTTCGGCCACTGCGGTGGCTTCATCCAGCAGCGAGGCGTTGGCGATGGGCAGGGCGGTGAGGTCCTGGACCATGGTCTGGAAGTTCAGGAGAGCTTCGAGCCGACCCTGGGAGATCTCGGGCTGGTAAGGGGTGTACGCCGTGTACCAGGCGGGGTCCTCCACGACGTTGCGGAGGATCACCGGCGGGGTGTGCGTGCCGTAGTAGCCCTGGCCGATCATCTGCACGGCCGTCTTGTTCTTTCCGGCGATGGCACGCAGCTGCGCCAGAGTCTCCTCTTCCGAGCGGGCGGGATTCAGCACCAAGGGGCTTCCCTGCCGAATGGCTGCGGGAACAGCCATGTCCGCCAGTGCATCCAGGGAGTCATATCCCACGGCCCGGAGCATGGCTTCGGCTGAGCCGGCGCGCGCACCAATGTGGCGGTCAACAAAACCCTCGGCGACGGGTGCGGCTTCGGCGGACCCAAGGGAGTTCGCGGCGGACGTGGCGGGGGTTTCAGCAGTGGACAGATCAGCAGTCATTCAGGGCTCCTGGAAGGCAGACGGGGTACGCCAACTAACGTTGGGTCCTCCCCGCTCTGTATTGGACCTGAGAGATTCCGCGGGGGTGGCCCCGCTTGCACCGTCGGTGAGTTCCGCACGCAATGGGCGGAAGCTGCTTTCCAGAGTTGCCTCGCTGTGGCGGTACAGGGGCCTGAGAGATTCCCGGGGAGGGTTTGCTCCTACGGCGCCCGCCGGTGCTGGCCCACGAAAAGGAGGCTGCAAAAAGCGGGACTCTCCCGCCACGGCTGATAAAGGCATATTCACTTGTGTATATCCACCTGTGACCCTACCCTCCCGCCGGTACCTCATCAAGACTGTGACGCCTGCCGCATCCTGTTTGACGCAGGTGTGCGGCGTCACGCCGTCTTTTTGCCCGCCGGCGGGCGCCAAATTGACATGGTGCGGGAGCGACTTCCACACTGGAATGTCGGCGGTGGCGCCAACGTCTTTCTTACGGCCCGGGTACGAGCCTTCCGTGCGCGTGGCGGCGTCACGCGCGCCGGCGGGTGCCTAAATAAGAAAGATCCCCATGTCTGACCGCCTGACCCGCCCCACCCCCGCGGAGACTTCTCCCGGGGTAACACGTTCCGCCGAGCCGGAACTCTCCCGCTCCCTCTCCAGCCGCCACATCCAGCTTCTGGCCATCGGCGGTGCCATCGGAACCGGCCTGTTCATGGGCTCCGGCAAAACCATTTCGGTGGCCGGACCGTCGGTGATTTTTGTCTACATGGTCATCGGTTTCATGCTGTTCTTCGTCATGCGGGCCATGGGCGAACTGCTGCTGTCCAACCTCCGGTACAAGTCCTTCACCGACTTCTCCGCTGACCTCCTGGGCCCCTGGGCCGGGTTCTTCACCGGTTGGACCTACTGGTTCTGCTGGGTGGTTACCGGGATTGCCGACGTGGTGGCCATTTCGCACTACGTCACCTTCTGGTGGGCGGACGCGCCGCTGTGGATTCCGGCCCTGGCCTGCATCCTCGTACTGCTGGCGCTGAACCTGCCCACGGTGAAGGCCTTCGGTGAGACCGAGTTCTGGTTTGCCCTGATCAAGATCCTGGCGATCGTCACCCTCATTGTGGTGGGCCTGGTGATGATCTTCACCCGCTTCAGCTCCGGCGACGGCAACGTGGCCGGTTTCAACAACCTCTGGGAGCACGGCGGGCTGTTCCCCACCGGCCCGATGGGCTTTGTGGCCGGGTTCCAGATTGCCGTGTTCGCGTTTGTGGGCATTGAACTGGTGGGCACGGCCGCAGCCGAAACCAAGGATCCGGAAAAGAACCTTCCCCGCGCCATCAATTCCATCCCGCTGCGCATCATGCTCTTCTACGTGGGCGCCCTGGTCGTCCTGATTTCAGTGGTTCCCTGGGACGAGTTCAGTGCGGACGAAAGCCCGTTCGTGGGCATGTTTGCCCTGGCCGGGCTCGGAGCCGCGGCCGCCGTGGTGAATTTTGTGGTCCTGACCTCCGCCGCCAGCTCGGCAAACTCCGGGATATATTCCACGTCGCGCATGGTTTTTGGCCTGGCGCACGACGGCGACGCCCCCAAGGCGTTCGGCCGCCTGTCACGGCGCAAGGTGCCCCAGAACGCACTGTTCTTCTCCTGCACCTTCCTGCTGGCCGGCGTCGTTCTCTTGTACGCCGGCGAATCGGTCAGCGCAGCTTTCACCCTGGTCACCACCATCTCCGCGCTGTGCTTCATGTTTGTCTGGACGATCATCCTGCTCAGCTATTTGGTGTTCCGCAAACGCCGGCCGCAGCTGCACAACGCCTCGACCTTTAAGCTGCCCGGCGGCGTGGTGATGGTCTACGTGGTGCTGGCGTTCTTCGCCTTCATCCTCTGGGCGCTGACCACCCAAGCCGATACCCTGCATGCCCTGCTGGTCACGCCCATCTGGTTTGCCTTGCTCGGCGTTGTCTATGCGTTCCTGCGCCGGACTCCGCTGCACCAGGCCCGGGTGGCGGAGTACAAGGCCATGGCCGCTGCCGAGCGGGCCGCACTGACGACGCACCCGGAAGCGGCCAAGTAACCGGAACCGAAGTCCTTATCCCCCGCTTAAAGCAGCAACGCCGCTGCGCAGTGATGCGCAGCGGCGTTACTAATGACAGGTCTTACCCCGAACTATGCCTGCGGGTAAGGAACGTACTGCCCCTGCCCGGCGCCGGCGTCGAAGCGAGCTCCCTCGGGGTTGCTGGGCATCAGGGCGAACACCAGGAACGCAATCGAGCCCACAAACGGGATCAGGCCAAGCAGAAGGAACCAGGCGCTGAAACCGCCGTCGTGCAGGCGGCGGACCAGCAGCGCCAGCCCCGGCACCAGGATTGCCAGCCCATACAACGACAGCAGGGCATACGGAAGAATGAACGAGTTGCCGGTCAGCTCATTGGTCCAGGGGTCGATGCTGTTGACCAAGGCGGTGAACGCCCAGAACGACAGGAGACCCGTGATGACTCCGTTAAAAAGCATCACCCACCAGTATTCACTGCGG
Proteins encoded:
- the gcvP gene encoding aminomethyl-transferring glycine dehydrogenase; this translates as MTADLSTAETPATSAANSLGSAEAAPVAEGFVDRHIGARAGSAEAMLRAVGYDSLDALADMAVPAAIRQGSPLVLNPARSEEETLAQLRAIAGKNKTAVQMIGQGYYGTHTPPVILRNVVEDPAWYTAYTPYQPEISQGRLEALLNFQTMVQDLTALPIANASLLDEATAVAEAVLLMRRSNKSKANGAIVLDSEILPQTIAVVKGRAKALGFDVIVADLGNGLPDGEITGLVLQQPGVSGVVRNAAALIAGAKERGALVTVAADLLALTLITPPGEQGADIAVGSVQRFGVPLFFGGPHAAYMAVRKGLERSLPGRLVGVSKDSAGTPAYRLALQTREQHIRREKATSNICTAQALLAIVASMYAVYHGPEGLKRIARRAHDSARTLAAALQEAGIELMHESFFDTVTARVPGRAAEIVAAAEARGINLRSIDADTVGISCDETTTPAVLADVAAAFGASVDAAGSQPEGFELPEAIRRTSDFMTHPVFSSYRSETQMLRYLRRLSDRDLALDRTMIPLGSCTMKLNATAEMQAMTWPEFASIHPFAPDSQTEGWRELIADLEAKLAVITGYDRVSIQPNAGSQGELAGLLAIRGYHHSRGDDQRTVCLIPASAHGTNAASAVLAGMKVVVVATAGDGAIDHADLRAKIDAHRENLAAIMITYPSTHGVFDDDVRDVCDAVHEAGGQVYIDGANLNALVGLAQPGEFGGDVSHLNLHKTFCIPHGGGGPGVGPVAVKSHLAPFLPGDAATWTDGEDIPVSASRFGSAGVLPISWAYVNLMGGEGLTEATKSALLAANYVAARLNDYFPVLYTGKGGLVAHECILDLRDLTAKTGVTAEDVAKRLVDYGFHAPTLSFPVAGTLMVEPTESEDLGEIDRFIDAMIAIRAEIDQVAAGDFTLEGSPLRNAPHTAVVVAGNDWDRAYPREQAAFPMRSQRMDKYFPPVGRIDGAAGDRNLICSCPPIEDFEN
- the cycA gene encoding D-serine/D-alanine/glycine transporter; translation: MSDRLTRPTPAETSPGVTRSAEPELSRSLSSRHIQLLAIGGAIGTGLFMGSGKTISVAGPSVIFVYMVIGFMLFFVMRAMGELLLSNLRYKSFTDFSADLLGPWAGFFTGWTYWFCWVVTGIADVVAISHYVTFWWADAPLWIPALACILVLLALNLPTVKAFGETEFWFALIKILAIVTLIVVGLVMIFTRFSSGDGNVAGFNNLWEHGGLFPTGPMGFVAGFQIAVFAFVGIELVGTAAAETKDPEKNLPRAINSIPLRIMLFYVGALVVLISVVPWDEFSADESPFVGMFALAGLGAAAAVVNFVVLTSAASSANSGIYSTSRMVFGLAHDGDAPKAFGRLSRRKVPQNALFFSCTFLLAGVVLLYAGESVSAAFTLVTTISALCFMFVWTIILLSYLVFRKRRPQLHNASTFKLPGGVVMVYVVLAFFAFILWALTTQADTLHALLVTPIWFALLGVVYAFLRRTPLHQARVAEYKAMAAAERAALTTHPEAAK
- a CDS encoding DUF805 domain-containing protein, which produces MSNQYAQYPQHAYQDPASSGGLAQPLPGASFGQALQRFFKKYATFSGRASRSEYWWVMLFNGVITGLLSFWAFTALVNSIDPWTNELTGNSFILPYALLSLYGLAILVPGLALLVRRLHDGGFSAWFLLLGLIPFVGSIAFLVFALMPSNPEGARFDAGAGQGQYVPYPQA